In Macadamia integrifolia cultivar HAES 741 chromosome 5, SCU_Mint_v3, whole genome shotgun sequence, a single window of DNA contains:
- the LOC122078653 gene encoding thaumatin-like protein 1b translates to MDSRVYMSLLIVLLFALVSGFFLRGLSLTFMFKNNCGYTVWPGTLTGDNKPQLSSTGFELASGATNSIDAAAGWSGRFWGRTYCSSSTGSTKCETADCGSGQVACNGAGAIPPATLAEFTIGSNSADQEFYDVSLVDGFNLPLSVTPQGGTGDCKTVGCSANVNSVCPSELSAKGSDGTTIACKSACTQFGNPEYCCTGAFNTSQTCKPTKYSQIFKGQCPQAYSYAYDDPTSTATCTGANYLITFCP, encoded by the exons ATGGATTCCAGAGTATATATGTCCCTTCTTATTGTCCTCCTCTTCGCCCTTGTCTCAGGTTTCTTCTTAC GCGGCTTGTCACTTACCTTCATGTTCAAAAACAACTGTGGTTACACAGTGTGGCCAGGCACATTAACAGGAGATAACAAGCCCCAACTTTCTTCAACTGGTTTCGAGTTGGCCTCTGGAGCTACAAATTCCATAGATGCCGCAGCTGGATGGTCCGGCAGGTTCTGGGGTCGAACATATTGCTCATCTTCAACTGGAAGTACTAAATGTGAAACCGCAGACTGTGGCTCAGGCCAAGTTGCATGCAATGGGGCAGGAGCAATTCCACCGGCCACCTTGGCGGAATTCACTATAGGGAGTAATAGTGCAGACCAGGAATTCTATGATGTCAGTCTTGTTGATGGATTTAACTTGCCACTCTCAGTGACCCCACAAGGTGGAACTGGTGATTGCAAAACAGTGGGATGTTCAGCTAATGTGAACTCAGTTTGCCCTTCCGAGTTGAGTGCAAAGGGGTCTGATGGGACTACAATTGCTTGCAAAAGTGCCTGCACTCAATTTGGCAACCCTGAGTATTGTTGCACTGGAGCCTTTAATACTTCTCAGACTTGCAAACCCACGAAATACTCTCAAATCTTCAAGGGTCAGTGTCCTCAAGCCTACAGCTACGCATATGATGATCCCACAAGCACAGCTACATGCACCGGTGCTAATTACCTTATCACCTTCTGCCCTTGA